The Deltaproteobacteria bacterium genome has a window encoding:
- a CDS encoding nitroreductase family protein, whose amino-acid sequence MRFDLAQTDDLLATTRAVRKRLDLAKPVPRQVVLDCIALSQQAPTGSNSQGWRWVVVEDAAKRRALADIYRKGAEAYLVQAEKNATDAQSKRVFGSALYLMDHLAEVPVHVIPCVQGRPPEGTPGVGWSGFFGSIYPAVWSFQLALRSRGLGSALTTLHLFQEKAAAELLGIPENVMQVALLPVAYTQGTDFKRAERPKPETITHWNEWGDQKS is encoded by the coding sequence ATGCGCTTCGACCTCGCCCAAACCGACGATCTGCTCGCCACCACGCGCGCCGTGCGCAAACGCCTCGATCTCGCGAAGCCGGTGCCGCGCCAGGTCGTGCTCGACTGCATCGCGCTCTCGCAGCAAGCCCCCACCGGCTCGAACAGCCAGGGCTGGCGCTGGGTCGTCGTCGAAGACGCCGCCAAGCGCCGCGCGCTCGCCGACATCTACCGCAAAGGGGCCGAGGCCTACCTCGTTCAGGCCGAGAAGAACGCGACCGACGCCCAATCGAAGCGCGTGTTCGGCAGCGCGCTCTACCTGATGGACCACCTCGCCGAAGTGCCCGTGCACGTGATCCCGTGCGTGCAGGGCCGCCCACCCGAAGGCACGCCCGGCGTCGGCTGGTCCGGCTTTTTCGGCTCGATCTACCCCGCCGTGTGGAGCTTCCAGCTCGCGCTGCGCTCGCGCGGGCTCGGATCGGCCCTAACAACCCTGCACCTCTTCCAAGAGAAGGCCGCGGCCGAGCTGCTCGGCATCCCCGAGAACGTGATGCAGGTCGCCCTCTTGCCCGTCGCCTACACGCAGGGCACCGACTTCAAGCGCGCCGAGCGCCCGAAGCCGGAGACGATCACGCACTGGAATGAGTGGGGGGACCAGAAGTCCTAG